A stretch of the Vibrio gazogenes genome encodes the following:
- a CDS encoding response regulator transcription factor, with product MRILIVEDDQLISESLEQRFSDLGHGVDCADDGDVAYSLVSHTQYDLVILDLNLPKRSGEEITKRIRQRSNTPILILTARKDVYDRINLLDLGADDFLSKPFDFGELEARCRSIVRRSRGNDHNVIELGNLSFDSVTATVKVNGESIQLKQREYRLLEVFINHPNRVLSKEDIIDHLYGYDNPPNQNAIETYVGRLRKALVTSNVEIKTLRGLGYVFAVQP from the coding sequence ATGCGAATTTTAATTGTAGAGGATGATCAATTAATCAGTGAGTCACTTGAGCAACGGTTTAGCGACCTTGGTCATGGCGTTGACTGTGCTGATGATGGCGATGTTGCCTATTCACTGGTTTCACACACCCAGTACGATCTAGTGATTCTGGATCTTAATCTACCGAAACGCTCAGGTGAAGAAATAACCAAGAGAATCCGTCAACGCTCAAATACCCCGATTCTGATTTTAACGGCACGTAAAGATGTTTATGACCGCATTAATTTGCTTGATTTGGGCGCTGATGATTTTTTAAGTAAACCTTTTGATTTCGGTGAGCTGGAAGCACGTTGTCGCAGTATTGTGCGTCGCAGCCGGGGGAATGACCATAACGTGATAGAACTGGGTAACCTGAGTTTTGATTCCGTCACGGCGACAGTCAAAGTCAACGGTGAAAGTATTCAACTCAAACAGCGCGAGTACCGACTCCTCGAAGTTTTTATCAATCATCCGAATCGTGTCCTGAGTAAAGAGGACATCATTGACCATTTATATGGCTATGATAATCCGCCTAATCAAAATGCGATTGAAACCTATGTGGGGCGACTACGCAAAGCACTGGTGACCAGTAACGTTGAGATTAAAACGCTACGCGGTTTGGGTTATGTATTCGCTGTGCAGCCGTAA
- a CDS encoding kinase translates to MYLAQIPHAMCEPFIDTLSEPQDSSGRCHFGSGQSCCTFGELLQGVLPNGQDFLVTLPVQRYVSAKFYLEEEEAAGLQVSPPHKTKALALAHALLSRYQLPLHGVLEIASDIPESKGLASSSADLVAAARAIIDHYQVCISNEELARMLCQIEPTDAVMFPHCVAFHQNIGHLIAELGPLPKMVIVAHDEGGSVDTVAHKKMLPGIGIAEREQYQDLLSRIQRAVKHGDCREIGQVTTMSAILNQRFRPNKHLSLFIDLCDQHGGLGVTVAHSGTYIGILLDAGDIKLTEKRTAIENALKANDLAPETFSTSGASHEPV, encoded by the coding sequence ATGTATCTTGCCCAAATACCTCACGCGATGTGTGAGCCGTTCATTGATACTTTGTCAGAACCACAGGATTCGAGTGGCCGCTGTCATTTTGGATCGGGTCAGTCTTGCTGCACGTTTGGTGAGTTACTGCAAGGCGTGTTACCCAACGGGCAAGATTTTCTGGTAACGCTTCCGGTTCAGCGTTACGTGAGCGCAAAATTTTATCTCGAAGAAGAAGAAGCGGCGGGCTTGCAGGTTTCTCCGCCCCATAAGACGAAGGCACTGGCTTTAGCTCACGCACTGTTGAGCCGCTATCAATTGCCATTGCACGGTGTACTTGAGATTGCGTCGGATATTCCTGAGAGTAAAGGTTTAGCCAGCTCGTCAGCAGATCTTGTGGCTGCTGCACGAGCGATTATCGACCATTATCAGGTTTGTATCAGCAATGAAGAACTCGCCCGGATGTTGTGCCAAATCGAGCCGACCGATGCAGTGATGTTTCCCCACTGTGTCGCGTTTCATCAGAATATCGGGCATTTAATTGCCGAGCTTGGCCCATTACCCAAGATGGTCATTGTGGCTCATGATGAAGGGGGCAGTGTGGATACCGTTGCGCATAAGAAAATGCTTCCCGGTATTGGTATTGCTGAAAGAGAGCAATATCAGGATTTGTTGTCTCGCATCCAGCGTGCTGTCAAGCACGGTGACTGTCGGGAGATCGGTCAGGTCACCACCATGAGCGCAATTTTAAATCAGCGATTCCGGCCTAATAAACACCTGAGTTTGTTTATTGATCTTTGTGATCAGCATGGTGGGCTTGGTGTTACTGTCGCACACAGTGGCACATATATCGGCATCCTTCTCGATGCCGGTGATATTAAGCTGACCGAAAAGAGAACCGCAATAGAGAATGCACTGAAAGCCAATGACTTAGCGCCTGAAACGTTTTCAACCTCTGGTGCAAGCCACGAGCCGGTATAA
- a CDS encoding class I SAM-dependent methyltransferase, whose amino-acid sequence MTTVNTKNIHVWNAWVPIHVRSDFYAMDEFKKNPDSLKALDKQLLGDLQDKEVLHLQCHFGQDTLSLAHAGAHVTGVDYSPEAIKTATALSAELNIPANFVCQDVLALQLDQKFDIIYTSYGVINWLSDLNQWAQVIRRHLKEDGRLVMVEFHPFLNILDDEFTGIGYDYCHQGDAIAFKDQKSYVNSPDDHGLYTTYEYLHTLSDVSNALTHAGIIFEMAEYPYSNYNCFPNLYEVTEGSGTYRHPLNIPMMFSIVGHLIENCSTPPPQ is encoded by the coding sequence TTGACCACTGTTAATACTAAAAATATTCATGTATGGAACGCATGGGTGCCGATTCATGTCCGCTCCGATTTTTACGCCATGGATGAATTCAAGAAAAACCCTGACTCGCTCAAAGCGCTCGACAAACAACTGCTGGGGGATCTGCAAGATAAAGAGGTCCTTCATCTGCAGTGTCATTTTGGCCAAGATACCCTGTCATTAGCACATGCCGGGGCGCATGTAACCGGAGTAGATTATTCACCGGAGGCGATCAAAACCGCCACTGCGTTGTCTGCTGAACTCAACATTCCGGCAAATTTTGTCTGCCAAGATGTTTTAGCGCTGCAACTGGATCAGAAGTTCGACATTATTTACACCTCTTATGGGGTGATCAATTGGTTGTCCGATCTGAATCAATGGGCGCAAGTGATTCGTCGGCATCTCAAGGAAGATGGTCGTTTAGTGATGGTTGAATTCCATCCGTTTCTCAATATCCTCGACGATGAATTTACGGGTATCGGTTACGATTACTGTCATCAAGGGGATGCTATCGCGTTTAAAGACCAAAAATCATATGTGAACAGCCCAGATGACCATGGCTTGTATACCACTTATGAATATTTACATACACTGTCTGATGTGAGTAACGCACTTACCCATGCGGGGATCATCTTCGAAATGGCCGAGTATCCATATAGCAATTACAACTGCTTTCCGAACCTCTATGAAGTGACTGAAGGATCAGGCACTTATCGCCATCCATTGAATATCCCAATGATGTTTTCAATTGTTGGTCATCTTATCGAGAATTGCAGCACTCCACCACCACAGTGA
- the cra gene encoding catabolite repressor/activator, with translation MTLDEIAKLAGVSKTTASYVINGKAQKYRISEKTQLKVMDVVNAHNYRPDHTASALRAGNSRSFGLIIPDLENTSYARLSKLLEQNSRQAGYQILIACSDDNPETEMSVANTLIARRIDALFVASSIPNASEFYYGLQQAGTPVIAIDRPLDDEFFACVVSEDYSAALELTESVLDDQLQSIGLIGALPELSISTDRQLGFEAAVKPKGIQILEGYGSHFNREEGKKVFSEWVNKGTVPEAIVSTSYTLLEGILDVLLEHPQLMDNIRLATFGDNRLLDFLPLKINSLPQQFELIADSALAVALNATAKRHQPGIELVPRKLRVRRNPSQS, from the coding sequence ATGACACTAGATGAAATTGCCAAATTAGCTGGCGTGTCGAAAACCACTGCAAGTTATGTGATCAATGGAAAAGCACAAAAGTATCGCATTAGTGAGAAGACGCAGCTGAAAGTTATGGATGTGGTGAATGCGCATAATTACCGTCCTGATCACACGGCTTCTGCGCTGCGAGCCGGGAACAGTCGGTCATTCGGATTGATTATCCCGGATCTAGAAAACACCAGTTATGCACGTTTATCTAAATTACTTGAGCAAAATTCCAGACAAGCGGGATACCAAATACTTATCGCTTGCTCGGATGACAATCCCGAAACTGAAATGTCAGTTGCAAACACACTGATTGCTCGCCGGATTGATGCCTTGTTTGTTGCCAGTTCGATTCCGAATGCCAGTGAATTCTATTACGGGCTTCAGCAAGCCGGAACCCCGGTGATTGCGATTGACCGTCCGCTGGATGATGAATTCTTCGCGTGTGTGGTCAGTGAAGATTATAGTGCTGCTTTGGAATTGACCGAATCCGTTTTAGATGATCAGCTTCAGTCGATAGGTCTGATTGGTGCATTGCCGGAACTCAGTATTTCTACGGATCGTCAGTTGGGATTTGAAGCGGCTGTTAAACCCAAAGGGATTCAGATTTTAGAAGGGTATGGCAGTCACTTTAACCGCGAAGAAGGAAAGAAGGTTTTCTCTGAGTGGGTAAATAAAGGCACCGTACCGGAAGCGATCGTATCAACCTCATATACCTTGTTAGAAGGGATTCTGGATGTCCTGCTGGAACACCCGCAACTGATGGACAACATCCGCTTGGCAACCTTCGGGGATAACCGGCTCCTGGACTTTTTACCGCTGAAAATTAATTCCTTACCGCAGCAGTTTGAACTGATTGCCGACAGCGCACTGGCCGTTGCTTTAAATGCAACCGCGAAGCGCCATCAGCCCGGCATTGAACTGGTTCCGCGAAAATTACGGGTGCGTCGCAATCCGAGCCAGTCATGA
- the fruB gene encoding fused PTS fructose transporter subunit IIA/HPr protein, producing the protein MLQLTPHDIHLGQSQSNKQDAIRAIASHLSEKGLVDAGYVDGMLNREAQNSTFLGNGIAIPHGTTDTRSLVKETGVAVHHFPQGVDWGDGNTVYVAIGIAAKSDEHLGILKQLTKVLSADGVEQKLQQASQAQDIIALLNGDVQFEADFDDSLIQLQFPATDMTPLSAVASGLLKNKGCVNSEFVADVVAKEATPLGGGLWLTSSNRGVSRTGLAFITAQDAFEVQGQSVKGLIVVAACNGAHQPLMQKITEIVFQKNQQALFTADKQAVLAALGMAESVPASADNSTNTAVFQVKNSHGLHARPGAMLVAEAKKFEAEIKVSNLDGDGKAVNAKSLMKVIALGVKCGHRLEFTANGSDASQALEALGAAINAGLGEH; encoded by the coding sequence ATGCTGCAACTCACTCCTCATGACATCCATCTGGGACAGTCTCAATCGAACAAACAAGATGCAATTCGTGCAATTGCGAGCCACCTGAGCGAGAAGGGACTCGTTGATGCCGGTTACGTCGATGGCATGCTCAACCGGGAAGCACAAAATTCAACATTCCTCGGCAATGGTATTGCCATTCCGCATGGTACAACCGATACCCGCTCTTTAGTGAAAGAAACCGGTGTCGCTGTACACCATTTTCCTCAGGGCGTTGATTGGGGTGATGGTAATACGGTTTATGTTGCGATCGGTATCGCTGCCAAATCGGATGAACACCTTGGCATTTTGAAACAGCTGACCAAAGTGCTGTCAGCCGATGGCGTTGAACAAAAACTGCAACAGGCCAGCCAGGCACAAGACATCATTGCCCTGCTCAATGGTGATGTTCAGTTCGAAGCTGACTTTGATGACTCACTGATTCAGTTGCAATTCCCGGCAACAGACATGACGCCACTGTCCGCAGTCGCAAGCGGACTGTTGAAAAACAAAGGCTGTGTCAACAGTGAGTTTGTCGCTGATGTGGTCGCCAAAGAAGCAACCCCACTCGGTGGTGGTCTGTGGCTCACCAGTAGTAATCGCGGTGTGTCCCGTACCGGTCTGGCATTCATCACTGCCCAGGATGCTTTTGAAGTTCAGGGACAGTCAGTCAAAGGCCTCATCGTTGTTGCCGCTTGCAATGGCGCACATCAGCCGCTGATGCAAAAAATCACGGAGATTGTTTTCCAGAAAAATCAACAAGCCCTGTTCACCGCTGACAAACAAGCGGTTCTGGCAGCATTGGGTATGGCTGAATCAGTACCTGCAAGTGCCGACAACAGCACCAACACGGCGGTTTTCCAAGTGAAAAACTCACATGGCTTGCACGCTCGTCCAGGCGCAATGCTCGTCGCGGAAGCGAAGAAATTCGAAGCTGAAATCAAGGTTTCCAATCTCGATGGCGATGGTAAGGCCGTCAATGCGAAGAGCCTGATGAAAGTCATCGCACTGGGTGTGAAATGCGGACACAGACTTGAATTTACCGCTAACGGTTCTGATGCAAGCCAAGCACTTGAAGCGCTGGGTGCCGCGATTAATGCTGGTCTGGGCGAACATTAA
- the pfkB gene encoding 1-phosphofructokinase, translating into MTNRVVTITLNPALDLTGSLDTLQVGSVSLVNQGSLHAAGKGVNVAQVLSDLGAEVTVTGFLGNDNQDIFCQLFESMGATDAFIRVDGATRINVKLVESSGEVSDINFPGVEVSPQAIAAFEETLFRLAESHEYFVLAGSLPKGVSPQLCASWIEQLHQQGKKVLFDSSRDALAAGLEAHPWLIKPNDEELSHFVGRPLESAAECQQAASELAAKEIENIVVSMGANGVMWLNNNEWLHAKPPRMNVVSTVGAGDTLVAGLCWGHMQSMKKEELLTFATALSALAVSQVGVGVADIQQLNTLQQQIQLQPYSPEASN; encoded by the coding sequence ATGACGAATCGAGTAGTCACTATTACACTCAATCCGGCACTGGATCTGACCGGCAGCCTTGACACATTACAAGTCGGTTCTGTCAGTCTGGTCAATCAAGGTTCGCTTCATGCGGCAGGAAAAGGGGTTAACGTTGCTCAGGTGCTCAGTGATCTGGGTGCTGAAGTTACCGTGACCGGTTTTCTGGGTAACGATAATCAAGACATCTTCTGTCAGTTATTCGAATCCATGGGTGCAACGGATGCGTTTATCCGCGTTGATGGCGCAACCCGAATCAACGTGAAGCTGGTCGAGTCTTCCGGTGAAGTCAGCGATATCAACTTCCCCGGTGTCGAAGTGTCACCACAAGCCATTGCAGCATTTGAAGAAACATTGTTCCGACTGGCTGAAAGTCATGAATATTTTGTCTTGGCGGGCAGTTTACCGAAAGGGGTTTCTCCTCAGCTTTGTGCATCTTGGATCGAGCAACTCCACCAACAGGGTAAGAAAGTGTTGTTCGATAGCAGCCGCGATGCGCTTGCCGCCGGTCTGGAGGCTCATCCGTGGTTAATCAAACCCAATGATGAGGAATTGTCTCATTTCGTCGGCAGACCGCTTGAGTCTGCGGCTGAATGTCAGCAAGCAGCGAGCGAACTCGCCGCAAAAGAGATCGAAAATATCGTCGTCTCAATGGGTGCAAACGGGGTGATGTGGCTTAACAACAATGAATGGCTACATGCGAAACCACCTCGGATGAATGTCGTCAGTACCGTCGGAGCCGGTGATACGCTGGTTGCCGGGTTGTGCTGGGGACATATGCAGTCCATGAAGAAGGAGGAGCTACTTACCTTTGCAACGGCACTATCTGCACTAGCAGTGAGTCAGGTGGGTGTCGGTGTCGCCGATATCCAACAGTTAAACACCCTACAACAGCAGATCCAATTACAACCGTATAGCCCTGAGGCTAGTAATTAA
- the fruA gene encoding PTS fructose transporter subunit IIBC, with protein sequence MKIAIITACPSGVANSILAAGLLEQAAKSLDWSATVECHSSVVDGYTLTDADVAEAELVVIAANTPVDTTRFVGKKVYQSDIAACTADPTAYLKTAAEQAQVLDKAQTVAAAPVASAASAKKIVAITACPTGVAHTFMAAEALENTAQTMGHQIKVETRGSVGAKNQLTAEDIAAADLVIIAADIEVPLDRFNGKKLYRTKTGPALKKTQEEIEKAFVQATVYQGSAGSSEAATEEKKGVYKHLMTGVSHMLPVVVAGGLIIALSFVFGIEAFKEEGTLAAALMKIGGGSAFALMIPVLAGYIAFSIADRPGLAPGLVGGMLASSIGSGFLGGIVAGFIAGYAAKLIADKVQLPQSMEALKPILIIPFLATLATGLIMIYIVGTPVANIMSAMTTFLENMGSGNAILLGIILGAMMCFDLGGPVNKAAYTFGVGLLASQQYLPMAAIMAAGMVPALGMGVATFIAKNKFEKSEQEAGKASFVLGLCFISEGAIPFAAKDPMRVIPACMAGGAVTGALSMLFGAKLMAPHGGLFVLLIPNAISPVLMYLVAIAVGTAITGIGYAMLKPQSALEKAVS encoded by the coding sequence ATGAAAATTGCCATTATTACCGCGTGCCCAAGCGGCGTCGCAAATAGTATTCTCGCTGCCGGTTTGTTAGAGCAAGCAGCGAAGTCTCTGGATTGGTCAGCAACGGTTGAATGTCACTCTTCCGTTGTCGATGGCTATACGCTCACTGACGCCGATGTTGCTGAAGCGGAGCTGGTTGTCATTGCTGCCAATACACCTGTTGATACCACCCGTTTCGTTGGCAAAAAAGTTTACCAAAGCGATATTGCCGCATGTACAGCGGATCCAACCGCTTATCTGAAAACAGCCGCAGAACAAGCGCAAGTCCTTGATAAAGCGCAAACCGTTGCGGCAGCACCAGTTGCATCAGCAGCAAGCGCGAAGAAAATCGTTGCAATTACAGCCTGCCCGACAGGTGTTGCACACACATTCATGGCGGCTGAAGCACTGGAAAATACTGCTCAAACCATGGGACACCAGATCAAGGTGGAAACGCGTGGTTCCGTCGGTGCAAAAAACCAACTGACTGCCGAAGATATTGCAGCGGCTGATCTTGTCATTATCGCGGCTGATATTGAGGTGCCACTGGATCGTTTCAACGGGAAGAAGCTCTACCGGACCAAAACAGGCCCGGCACTGAAAAAAACACAGGAAGAGATCGAAAAAGCATTCGTTCAGGCGACTGTTTATCAGGGTTCTGCTGGTTCCAGTGAAGCAGCGACTGAAGAGAAGAAAGGTGTTTATAAACACTTGATGACAGGTGTATCACACATGTTGCCCGTGGTGGTTGCCGGTGGTTTGATCATCGCCTTGTCTTTCGTCTTCGGGATTGAAGCCTTTAAAGAAGAAGGAACACTTGCCGCTGCACTGATGAAAATCGGTGGTGGTTCCGCATTTGCGCTAATGATTCCGGTATTGGCAGGTTACATTGCCTTCTCGATTGCAGACCGTCCCGGGCTTGCTCCTGGTTTAGTCGGTGGTATGTTAGCCAGCTCTATCGGTTCTGGTTTCCTTGGTGGTATCGTTGCTGGTTTCATTGCCGGTTATGCCGCAAAACTGATTGCAGATAAAGTACAACTGCCTCAGTCGATGGAAGCATTGAAACCGATTCTGATCATCCCATTCTTAGCCACACTGGCGACTGGCTTGATCATGATTTATATCGTGGGTACACCCGTTGCGAACATCATGTCAGCAATGACAACATTCCTTGAGAATATGGGCTCAGGTAATGCGATTCTGCTAGGGATTATTCTCGGAGCAATGATGTGCTTTGACTTGGGTGGTCCGGTCAATAAAGCAGCCTATACCTTTGGGGTTGGTCTGTTAGCTTCGCAACAGTATCTGCCAATGGCGGCAATCATGGCTGCCGGTATGGTGCCGGCATTGGGTATGGGTGTTGCAACCTTCATCGCTAAAAATAAATTTGAGAAAAGTGAACAAGAAGCAGGGAAAGCATCATTCGTGCTGGGTCTGTGTTTCATCTCAGAAGGTGCGATTCCATTTGCAGCGAAAGATCCAATGCGTGTCATCCCTGCTTGTATGGCTGGTGGTGCGGTCACTGGTGCATTATCAATGCTGTTCGGTGCGAAGCTGATGGCGCCTCACGGTGGTCTGTTCGTACTGTTAATTCCAAACGCAATTTCACCAGTGCTGATGTATCTGGTTGCGATTGCTGTCGGTACAGCAATCACTGGTATTGGCTATGCGATGCTTAAACCACAATCAGCATTAGAGAAAGCAGTCTCCTAA
- a CDS encoding endo-1,4-beta-xylanase: MKEITQRQWLGFKAKQFRTGPVLTALAALMMPFMSATADTQADVSAAAPSDFAAYYAAESFAGLANNGGVENGLTNWSSVGGYITRTNQASHSGAASVQILNRNATWNGITFKPAPLINGKKYNVSVWVRLAPGSQRANIILTGKRTNNEYVRIGSVSANDYQWTELKGSYTQSGSPFQHLIIESDNDRVSYYADDMSVEDVGGGGSDNPGNGKKFVGNITTSGQVRGDFTRYWDQITPENEGKWGSVERTRDVYNWSSVDASYNYAKQNNIPFKQHTFVWGNQYPSWMDRLSPSEQAGEIEEWIRDFCTRYPDVAMIDVVNEATPGHAPAEYARRAFGNDWIIKSFQLARKYCPNATLILNDYNVLSWNTNEFIAMARPAVQAGVVDAIGLQAHGLENFSVSQLQANLNKVAALGLPIYISEYDVARGNDQEQLNVMRQQFPLFYNSDAVAGITLWGYVVGRTWVDGSGLIYDNGSPRPAMSWLMNYLGR; encoded by the coding sequence ATGAAGGAAATAACACAACGGCAATGGTTAGGTTTCAAGGCTAAACAGTTCCGGACAGGACCGGTTCTGACGGCTTTGGCTGCTTTGATGATGCCATTTATGAGTGCGACTGCCGACACTCAGGCAGATGTCAGTGCAGCAGCGCCATCAGATTTCGCAGCATATTATGCTGCTGAATCGTTTGCTGGTTTGGCAAACAATGGTGGTGTTGAAAATGGACTAACCAACTGGTCATCAGTTGGGGGTTATATCACTCGCACCAATCAAGCGAGTCATAGTGGGGCAGCGAGTGTACAGATTTTAAATCGCAATGCGACTTGGAATGGTATTACGTTTAAGCCGGCACCATTAATCAATGGTAAAAAATATAATGTGTCTGTTTGGGTTCGGTTAGCGCCGGGATCTCAGCGTGCCAATATTATTCTGACTGGTAAACGGACAAATAATGAATATGTCCGGATTGGAAGCGTATCAGCTAACGACTATCAGTGGACTGAGCTGAAAGGGTCATATACCCAGTCAGGTTCACCGTTCCAGCATTTGATTATTGAATCTGATAATGATCGTGTTAGCTATTATGCAGATGACATGTCGGTTGAAGATGTTGGCGGTGGCGGTTCTGACAACCCTGGAAACGGTAAGAAATTCGTCGGAAATATCACCACTTCTGGTCAGGTTCGTGGAGATTTCACCAGATACTGGGATCAGATTACGCCAGAAAATGAAGGCAAATGGGGCTCTGTTGAAAGAACGCGTGATGTTTACAACTGGAGTTCGGTTGACGCCTCTTATAATTATGCGAAACAAAATAATATTCCATTTAAACAGCATACGTTTGTCTGGGGAAATCAGTATCCGTCTTGGATGGATCGATTAAGCCCATCTGAGCAAGCAGGCGAAATCGAAGAATGGATCCGTGATTTCTGTACTCGCTATCCTGATGTTGCGATGATTGATGTCGTTAACGAAGCAACTCCGGGTCATGCACCGGCTGAATATGCTCGAAGAGCCTTTGGTAATGATTGGATCATCAAGTCATTCCAACTGGCACGTAAATATTGTCCGAATGCAACATTGATTCTTAACGATTACAACGTGTTAAGCTGGAATACCAATGAGTTCATTGCGATGGCAAGACCGGCCGTACAAGCTGGGGTTGTTGATGCAATCGGGCTACAAGCGCATGGTTTGGAAAACTTCTCAGTCTCTCAATTGCAAGCGAATCTGAATAAAGTCGCTGCGCTAGGGTTACCGATTTATATTTCTGAATATGACGTGGCCAGAGGGAATGATCAGGAACAACTGAATGTCATGAGACAACAGTTCCCGTTATTCTATAACTCTGATGCGGTTGCAGGGATTACGTTGTGGGGATATGTTGTCGGCAGAACATGGGTCGATGGCTCGGGTCTGATTTATGATAACGGCTCACCACGTCCTGCAATGAGTTGGCTGATGAACTACTTAGGCCGATAA
- a CDS encoding RimK/LysX family protein encodes MKRPWKSWMILMLFSGLVGCSHTGSVAVSSSTTPQDGGYTDHQKALQPIDQAYGYEFAPQSDAATPETLTVQADVADQPEAVSAVSAQAERPDEQVMTDIPAMTADVTTTVTTMPPAQQSDVAQKDWVYLPGVNEKFPALLDRGVEVSRLSTTDVNYFQRSGQDWVQFSIQSGQRKSVPISLPVMRWMKVTPTQVHTDAERHAVVVTWVEFGQEIKERTEFMLTDALQRTRSPVLLGQSFFRDMASHETAQIIDIFN; translated from the coding sequence ATGAAACGACCATGGAAGTCATGGATGATATTAATGCTGTTTAGCGGGCTGGTGGGATGTAGTCATACAGGATCTGTGGCAGTGTCGTCATCGACAACACCGCAGGATGGCGGCTATACCGATCATCAAAAAGCGCTGCAACCGATCGATCAAGCCTATGGATATGAATTTGCACCCCAGAGTGATGCGGCAACGCCGGAGACATTGACTGTGCAAGCGGATGTCGCTGATCAGCCTGAGGCGGTTTCTGCGGTGTCTGCGCAGGCGGAACGCCCTGATGAACAGGTGATGACAGATATTCCGGCGATGACCGCAGATGTAACAACAACTGTAACAACAATGCCGCCGGCTCAGCAGTCAGACGTCGCTCAAAAAGATTGGGTGTATCTGCCCGGGGTCAATGAAAAGTTCCCGGCTCTGCTTGATCGGGGGGTTGAGGTATCCCGATTATCGACGACGGATGTCAATTATTTTCAGCGTAGTGGTCAGGATTGGGTTCAGTTTAGTATTCAGTCGGGTCAGCGTAAAAGTGTGCCCATCAGTTTACCGGTAATGCGTTGGATGAAAGTTACACCGACCCAAGTACATACTGACGCAGAACGACATGCTGTGGTGGTGACTTGGGTTGAATTTGGCCAAGAGATTAAAGAGCGGACCGAATTTATGTTGACCGATGCTTTACAGCGGACTCGCTCTCCCGTATTGCTCGGACAAAGTTTTTTTCGAGATATGGCATCTCATGAAACGGCACAAATTATTGATATTTTTAACTAG
- a CDS encoding glycerate kinase: MRIVIAPDSFKESLSAVEVAEIIAQGWQQVFPEAECIKKPVTDGGDGFVDALVTASQGQKLTARVNNPIGVEIDAEWGMSQDRQTAFIEMAAASGLALLTAEERNPLLTTSFGTGQLIRAALDEGINHLVLGIGGSATNDGGVGMMQALGASFIDAQGDELPPGGATLSRLDSIDLSGLDPRLQSCRIEVACDVTNPLTGKSGAAAVYGPQKGATPAMVRVLDRGLAHYAEMVEKQLGQTVDTRPGAGAAGGVGAALIAFLNARLSPGVELVSEALDLAPEIARCDLVITGEGCLDTQSLNGKVPVGIAHLAKRYGKPVIALAGSVKATEQQLYEAGIDAAFGTVQAVMTLDAALAQAASHLEQTTVQVARLVHISGKQITGESA; the protein is encoded by the coding sequence ATGAGAATAGTGATTGCCCCTGATTCATTTAAAGAGAGCTTGAGTGCTGTCGAGGTCGCAGAAATCATTGCACAGGGCTGGCAGCAAGTTTTTCCTGAGGCTGAGTGTATCAAAAAACCAGTTACCGATGGCGGGGATGGATTTGTCGATGCTTTGGTTACGGCATCTCAAGGACAAAAACTGACGGCGCGTGTCAATAACCCGATTGGTGTTGAAATTGATGCTGAGTGGGGGATGAGTCAAGACCGACAAACGGCGTTTATCGAAATGGCGGCAGCCAGCGGATTGGCATTACTGACGGCCGAGGAACGTAATCCGTTACTGACGACGAGTTTTGGGACCGGACAATTGATCCGCGCGGCATTGGATGAGGGGATTAATCATCTGGTGCTGGGAATCGGCGGGAGTGCGACCAATGACGGTGGCGTCGGGATGATGCAGGCGTTGGGTGCATCGTTTATCGATGCGCAAGGAGATGAGTTACCACCCGGTGGTGCGACGCTGTCTCGGCTTGATTCAATTGACCTTTCCGGTTTAGATCCCCGCTTGCAGTCATGTCGGATAGAGGTCGCTTGTGATGTAACGAATCCATTAACCGGAAAATCGGGCGCGGCAGCAGTTTATGGGCCCCAGAAGGGCGCAACACCAGCGATGGTTCGGGTGCTGGATCGAGGCTTGGCTCATTATGCTGAGATGGTAGAAAAGCAGCTCGGCCAAACCGTTGATACGCGACCCGGAGCAGGGGCTGCCGGTGGCGTTGGCGCTGCATTGATAGCATTTCTCAATGCCCGATTATCTCCGGGGGTTGAACTCGTCAGTGAAGCGCTTGATCTGGCACCGGAAATTGCCCGCTGCGATTTAGTCATTACCGGTGAAGGGTGCCTTGATACACAAAGCCTTAATGGTAAAGTGCCGGTTGGGATTGCCCATCTTGCCAAACGTTACGGTAAACCGGTTATCGCGCTTGCCGGAAGCGTAAAAGCGACTGAGCAGCAACTCTATGAGGCTGGCATTGACGCCGCTTTCGGTACAGTACAAGCGGTCATGACACTGGATGCGGCACTCGCTCAGGCAGCCAGTCATCTTGAACAGACGACCGTTCAGGTTGCCCGTCTGGTCCATATCAGTGGAAAGCAGATCACGGGTGAGTCAGCCTAA